A portion of the Mesoplasma entomophilum genome contains these proteins:
- a CDS encoding BspA family leucine-rich repeat surface protein produces the protein MKKIMSFLAAVTLTANVVIAGVSCSNQNNQNNKINIQILKNDIQEILNQKNDKIWDLNELQKKIDEKYGDGEITVSLKNAKSISSLKEATFSFLACEKKYTGQIELIQKYETNEKETIEVSSTKDYIEKNILIMKPHSRWELDELQNKIDDQYGKGEITVSNSEVNKDENYIAGDKFNQTFNLKGNANSDNEFKYVGTTQIKHTFVEQEIIEREIVNKKLEEISSDYYETELAAKNAIINSVKTVSSGIEDVEFKEKNQTRAFATTEFSFSLILKNQNYILDGENNFKIKLNWDSRIEISQLDQELTTILNERKDSKWELVQLQNKIDTQYGNGEITVSPSQNLKSNNLGPQTEEFEFKGNGKFDNNFKYKNSTKLEHKFKITESIKNISSELGTILNDKSYDDKPWTISDLQNKIDIQYGNGEITVEEIKNQDTNFKASTIQNKQRINFKGNADASNDYSYTENIEIDHIWNSYKVLASDIQTATDTVKGDYETLEAAHKAIENAVLGVTGVESVNFENSNYAWTGGQVKFTIELKENYSLEGNNSFTVDIRTGENDIFDLVETIKAIQALDGKDFSDQNALQSEIDAIVKAKHKDLVATLDVQDSSTFAYDNKVVKVAISTENKDLTLTGNKEVTLNVRFGEKDTIDVDKLQAELNKAVLKDMTQQQAITNLETVKFAGVTKVSAKVKDSGNARSFDPMTFEATVTIDEANFTISKYVFEVTANRVGTKDEINYNDLKQTFENSISSGMTDKEVIGALQSIQKPHGVETILAKRKLTKGIVESVVFEIDITIDEANYIITSTHFEIKVQVDNREIIDTKELSVLLNKLSNLSFNTSSETDLEKTIEYIIRMNTSSELYNLIEFSVAEGKIKVSPRNNINYKLSDEIDVKFNGWRNNSKNQSTIYYDDRSESFVAINFDAENEPSVRDVNTDTIYQIGYNSKGQVPIMPLKIKQINNYLPSGATDLTNMFNQCSEFNQDLNSWDTSNVTSLYGTFCAASKFNGNISGWNTQAVLSMSYTFANALQFDQNISNWNTKQVTIMDHMFENANLFNQDLSSWNVYKVTNIDNFDLNTDNWKLPKPKFDNSKNIETIISDLSSLVNNAEHKNKSWTQNDLQKAVNDKYGVDKIIVSSSKNQYSSIESHEDIWTFTGQWSLTNKELEYSGSTSIKHNWIMNVVSVDEIQELLNNFLTEKTYEKDAIEKYKKFTASGVKVVSSQKVNKDDKFIKVKLELVDSSYKWNDSGFNGEFEVRSDKIIFMQYINTTRLYELYDQVVAKAFTVNSNYKFLDLTKSIAYLNLTEEEFNVIDFKLFTINNVVGIVDIKIKDEYKNYYTLSGGEKRVSYYNAEIGENGLKQDIIAEDSKGNIRVYEPTIFIENNNNNKDGLKVYQIGIDHYNGAFTIGRLPENLEKISPYLPSEITSLYSAFFNLKNFNDPNIKQWDVSRVTNMNATFGGATNFNQDISVWNTSNVNSMNNMFRDAINFNQNLGYWKVSKVKSYENFDYNTPKWVLPKPILGIHGRNH, from the coding sequence ATGAAGAAAATAATGAGTTTTTTAGCAGCAGTTACATTAACTGCAAATGTGGTAATAGCAGGAGTCTCTTGCAGTAATCAAAATAATCAGAACAACAAAATTAACATTCAAATATTAAAAAATGATATTCAAGAAATTTTAAATCAAAAAAATGATAAAATTTGGGATTTAAATGAACTTCAGAAAAAAATAGATGAAAAGTATGGTGATGGTGAAATAACTGTTTCATTAAAAAACGCAAAAAGTATTTCTTCTTTAAAAGAGGCAACTTTTTCATTTTTAGCATGCGAAAAAAAATATACTGGTCAAATTGAATTAATACAAAAATATGAAACTAATGAAAAAGAAACAATAGAAGTTTCATCAACTAAAGATTATATAGAGAAAAATATTTTAATAATGAAACCTCATTCAAGATGAGAACTTGATGAATTACAAAATAAAATTGATGATCAATATGGAAAAGGTGAAATAACAGTTTCAAATTCAGAAGTAAATAAAGATGAAAATTACATTGCTGGAGATAAATTTAATCAAACATTTAATTTAAAGGGAAATGCAAATTCAGATAATGAATTTAAATATGTGGGAACAACTCAAATTAAACATACTTTCGTTGAACAAGAAATTATTGAAAGAGAAATTGTTAACAAAAAACTTGAAGAAATTAGTAGCGATTATTATGAAACAGAATTAGCTGCGAAAAATGCGATTATAAATTCTGTTAAAACTGTTTCATCAGGTATTGAAGATGTTGAATTTAAAGAAAAAAATCAAACAAGAGCATTTGCAACAACAGAATTCAGTTTTTCTTTAATTTTAAAAAATCAAAATTATATTCTTGATGGTGAAAATAATTTTAAAATTAAATTAAATTGAGATTCAAGAATTGAAATAAGTCAATTAGATCAAGAGTTAACAACAATTTTAAATGAAAGAAAAGATTCAAAATGAGAACTTGTTCAATTACAAAATAAAATTGATACTCAATATGGTAATGGTGAAATAACTGTTTCACCATCACAGAATTTAAAATCAAATAATTTAGGTCCCCAAACTGAAGAATTTGAATTTAAAGGTAACGGAAAATTTGACAACAATTTTAAATATAAAAATAGTACTAAATTAGAACATAAATTTAAAATAACTGAATCAATTAAAAATATTAGTTCAGAATTAGGAACTATATTGAATGATAAATCATATGATGACAAACCATGAACAATTTCAGATTTACAAAATAAAATTGATATTCAATATGGTAATGGTGAAATAACAGTTGAAGAAATCAAAAATCAAGATACTAATTTTAAGGCGTCAACCATTCAAAATAAACAAAGAATTAATTTTAAAGGTAACGCTGATGCGTCTAACGATTATTCATACACAGAAAATATCGAAATAGATCATATATGAAATAGCTACAAAGTTTTAGCTAGTGATATTCAAACTGCTACAGATACTGTAAAAGGTGATTATGAAACATTGGAAGCAGCGCATAAAGCTATTGAAAATGCAGTTTTAGGTGTGACTGGTGTTGAATCAGTTAATTTTGAAAATAGTAATTATGCTTGAACAGGTGGTCAAGTTAAATTTACAATTGAATTAAAAGAAAATTATTCTCTTGAAGGAAATAATTCATTTACAGTTGATATAAGAACTGGTGAGAATGATATTTTTGATTTAGTTGAAACAATTAAAGCAATTCAAGCTCTTGATGGTAAAGATTTTTCTGATCAAAATGCATTGCAATCTGAAATAGATGCTATTGTTAAAGCAAAACATAAGGATTTAGTTGCAACATTAGACGTTCAGGATTCTTCAACTTTTGCTTATGATAATAAAGTTGTTAAAGTTGCTATTTCAACAGAAAATAAAGATTTAACTTTAACAGGTAATAAAGAAGTTACATTGAATGTTAGATTTGGTGAAAAAGATACAATTGATGTTGATAAATTGCAAGCTGAATTAAATAAAGCTGTTTTAAAAGATATGACTCAACAACAAGCAATTACTAATTTAGAAACAGTTAAATTTGCGGGAGTTACAAAAGTTAGTGCGAAAGTTAAAGATTCAGGTAATGCAAGATCATTTGATCCAATGACTTTTGAAGCAACAGTTACAATTGATGAAGCTAACTTTACAATTTCAAAATATGTTTTTGAAGTAACTGCGAATAGAGTTGGAACTAAGGATGAAATTAATTACAATGATTTAAAGCAAACTTTTGAAAATTCAATAAGCTCTGGTATGACAGATAAAGAAGTTATTGGTGCTTTACAATCAATTCAAAAACCACACGGTGTTGAAACAATATTAGCAAAAAGAAAACTAACAAAGGGAATTGTTGAAAGTGTAGTTTTTGAAATTGATATAACTATTGATGAAGCTAACTATATTATTACTTCAACTCATTTTGAAATTAAAGTTCAAGTTGATAATAGAGAAATAATTGATACTAAAGAATTAAGCGTATTATTAAATAAATTGTCTAATTTATCGTTTAATACTTCTAGTGAAACTGATCTTGAAAAAACTATTGAATATATTATAAGAATGAATACATCATCAGAATTGTATAATTTAATTGAATTTTCAGTAGCTGAAGGTAAAATAAAAGTTTCTCCTAGAAATAATATTAACTATAAACTATCTGATGAAATTGATGTTAAATTTAATGGTTGAAGAAATAATTCAAAGAACCAAAGTACTATTTATTATGATGACAGAAGCGAATCATTTGTAGCGATAAATTTTGATGCTGAAAATGAGCCATCAGTTAGAGATGTTAACACTGACACTATTTATCAAATTGGTTATAATTCAAAAGGTCAAGTACCTATCATGCCATTAAAAATTAAACAGATTAATAATTATTTACCAAGTGGTGCAACAGATTTAACAAATATGTTTAATCAATGTTCAGAATTTAATCAAGATTTAAATTCATGAGATACTTCAAATGTTACTTCTTTATATGGAACATTCTGTGCGGCAAGTAAATTTAACGGAAATATATCTGGTTGAAATACTCAAGCAGTACTATCTATGTCATACACATTTGCAAATGCATTGCAATTTGATCAAAACATTAGTAATTGAAACACAAAGCAAGTTACAATAATGGATCATATGTTTGAAAACGCTAATCTATTTAATCAAGATTTAAGCAGCTGAAATGTTTACAAAGTAACCAATATTGATAATTTTGATTTAAATACTGATAATTGAAAATTACCAAAACCAAAATTCGATAATAGTAAAAATATTGAAACAATTATTTCTGATTTATCATCGTTAGTAAATAATGCTGAACATAAAAATAAATCTTGAACTCAAAATGATTTACAAAAAGCTGTTAACGATAAATATGGTGTAGACAAAATAATCGTTTCTTCAAGCAAAAATCAGTATTCATCAATAGAATCTCATGAAGATATTTGAACGTTTACTGGTCAATGATCTTTAACAAATAAAGAGTTGGAATACTCAGGTTCAACATCTATAAAACACAATTGAATTATGAATGTTGTTTCTGTTGACGAAATACAAGAACTTTTAAACAATTTCTTGACTGAAAAAACTTATGAAAAAGATGCAATTGAGAAATATAAAAAATTTACTGCTTCTGGTGTTAAAGTTGTAAGTTCTCAAAAAGTAAATAAAGATGACAAATTCATTAAAGTTAAGTTAGAACTTGTAGATTCGTCTTATAAATGAAATGATTCAGGATTTAATGGTGAATTTGAAGTAAGAAGCGATAAAATAATTTTCATGCAATATATTAATACAACAAGACTATATGAACTATATGATCAAGTTGTAGCAAAAGCTTTCACAGTTAATTCAAACTATAAATTTTTAGATTTAACTAAATCAATCGCATATTTAAATTTAACTGAAGAAGAATTTAATGTAATTGATTTCAAGTTATTTACAATTAATAATGTTGTCGGTATTGTTGATATAAAAATTAAAGATGAGTACAAAAATTACTATACTCTTTCAGGTGGGGAAAAAAGAGTAAGTTATTACAATGCAGAAATAGGCGAGAATGGACTAAAACAGGACATAATTGCTGAAGACTCAAAGGGAAACATTCGTGTTTATGAACCTACTATTTTTATTGAAAATAATAATAATAATAAAGATGGTCTAAAAGTTTATCAAATAGGAATAGATCATTATAATGGAGCATTTACAATAGGTAGACTGCCTGAAAATTTAGAAAAAATTTCTCCGTACTTGCCATCTGAAATAACTTCTTTATATTCAGCATTTTTCAATCTTAAAAACTTTAATGATCCTAATATAAAACAATGAGATGTATCAAGAGTAACAAATATGAATGCTACCTTTGGTGGAGCTACAAATTTTAACCAGGACATAAGTGTTTGAAATACATCTAATGTAAATAGTATGAATAATATGTTCAGAGACGCAATTAATTTTAATCAGAATCTAGGGTATTGAAAAGTGTCTAAAGTAAAATCTTACGAAAATTTTGATTATAACACTCCAAAATGAGTATTGCCAAAGCCTATCTTAGGTATTCATGGTAGAAATCATTAA
- a CDS encoding LacI family DNA-binding transcriptional regulator, with amino-acid sequence MSKEKNITYHDISRMANVAIGTVSRYFNGEKISDKTKVKIDNVLKEIDYVPNFAASTLRKRSSDVYVVTPTSENETINMPLINGIKFELNLRNINFFQFMSSPNPETYEKDIKYINQRNPLGIICFMPKKINNSLIKTLKEVKVSEIITYNYEIEGMKHHCIKFPEIFKILAKKIDEKFPNNNVAFLGIKNADTLNQKMFQEVHDNFINGIKKSPVTFHYLEKNDFSSINEWMEKTAEYCPANIVVCETHVLSVSLYEFLYRNNIRNKFIISDIGKNDFSQKMIDADIKVTIDYFKVGRQLVKSFFGETTSNDQVYDIIFK; translated from the coding sequence ATGAGCAAAGAAAAAAATATAACATATCATGACATTTCTAGAATGGCTAATGTAGCTATTGGTACTGTTTCAAGATATTTTAATGGTGAAAAAATATCTGATAAAACAAAAGTTAAAATTGATAACGTTTTAAAAGAAATAGATTATGTTCCAAATTTTGCAGCATCAACATTAAGAAAGAGAAGTTCTGATGTTTATGTTGTAACTCCTACATCAGAAAATGAAACAATAAATATGCCTTTAATTAATGGTATTAAATTTGAATTGAATTTAAGAAATATTAATTTTTTTCAATTTATGTCATCTCCAAATCCTGAAACTTATGAAAAGGATATTAAATATATAAATCAAAGAAATCCACTAGGAATAATTTGTTTTATGCCTAAAAAAATAAATAATTCTTTAATTAAAACTTTGAAAGAAGTTAAGGTATCAGAAATAATAACGTACAACTATGAAATCGAAGGGATGAAGCACCATTGTATAAAATTTCCAGAAATTTTTAAAATTTTAGCAAAAAAAATTGATGAAAAATTTCCAAACAATAATGTTGCATTTTTAGGAATTAAAAATGCAGATACTTTAAATCAAAAAATGTTTCAAGAAGTTCATGATAATTTTATAAACGGAATTAAAAAAAGTCCTGTAACATTTCATTACTTAGAAAAAAATGATTTTTCATCAATAAATGAGTGAATGGAAAAAACAGCAGAGTACTGCCCAGCAAATATAGTTGTTTGTGAAACTCATGTTTTAAGTGTATCTTTATATGAATTTTTATATAGAAACAATATAAGAAATAAGTTTATAATATCAGACATTGGAAAAAATGATTTTTCTCAAAAAATGATTGATGCAGATATTAAAGTAACAATTGATTATTTTAAAGTTGGAAGACAATTAGTTAAATCTTTTTTCGGTGAAACAACATCAAACGATCAAGTATACGATATTATTTTTAAATAA
- a CDS encoding HU family DNA-binding protein — translation MQTKNNKKIFKIFAIYFVFISLVIILKIINQKFLGNNDWKQVFILSVENDKINENWFSNGKITVDLFLGPIGLKSVVHFKLLYENYRFLLPVLWDLVINWIFIVVTLWFITSLFIKLLTIIKSKKNLHNLVETNETVTQIKENQVNLKHKQNIDNISENKSFEKVELVDSKVVIDPKENNRFKKTKKKYPQVKRKDIEHKIKLIYPDLTKSNIKLIVQSTFDIISNQINKNQTININNFGVFFKYMKAAKVLNNPLTGEQIFVPETNVIKFKPSRVIKYAMNVKAVKKAISEKNKSLINTNQVKIVNKSNLKVDDIQKVLNNIEKQNKKELQNRKENLEKLTVSQKSTVDGSKQIKISRSELETNAIKLKDLNDKKYDQKAFKEKLKNMTKKEILLLIEVLEKKIKAI, via the coding sequence ATGCAAACAAAAAATAACAAAAAAATATTTAAAATATTTGCAATTTACTTTGTGTTTATTAGTCTAGTCATAATTCTAAAAATAATCAATCAAAAATTTTTAGGAAATAATGACTGAAAACAAGTTTTTATTTTAAGTGTAGAAAATGATAAAATAAATGAAAATTGATTTTCAAACGGAAAAATAACAGTTGACTTATTTTTAGGTCCGATTGGTTTAAAATCAGTAGTTCATTTTAAATTATTGTACGAAAACTATAGATTCTTATTGCCAGTGCTATGAGACCTAGTAATTAATTGAATTTTCATTGTTGTAACTTTGTGATTCATAACTTCATTATTTATAAAACTTTTAACAATCATAAAAAGTAAAAAAAATCTGCATAATCTAGTTGAAACAAATGAAACAGTTACTCAAATAAAAGAAAACCAAGTTAACTTAAAACATAAGCAAAATATTGATAATATTTCTGAGAATAAGAGTTTTGAAAAAGTTGAATTAGTAGATTCTAAAGTTGTAATAGATCCAAAAGAGAATAACAGATTTAAAAAAACAAAAAAAAAATACCCTCAAGTTAAAAGAAAAGATATTGAACATAAAATAAAATTGATTTATCCGGATTTAACTAAATCCAATATTAAATTAATAGTTCAAAGTACATTTGATATAATTTCAAACCAAATTAATAAAAATCAAACAATTAATATAAACAATTTTGGGGTTTTCTTTAAATATATGAAAGCAGCAAAAGTTTTAAATAATCCATTAACAGGTGAGCAAATATTTGTTCCTGAAACAAATGTTATTAAATTTAAACCTTCAAGAGTAATTAAATATGCTATGAATGTTAAAGCCGTTAAAAAAGCTATTTCAGAAAAAAATAAAAGTTTAATAAATACTAATCAAGTGAAAATAGTAAATAAAAGCAATTTAAAAGTTGATGATATTCAAAAAGTTCTAAACAATATTGAAAAACAAAATAAAAAGGAATTACAAAATAGAAAAGAAAACTTAGAAAAACTAACTGTAAGTCAAAAATCAACTGTAGATGGTTCAAAGCAAATAAAAATTTCTAGAAGTGAACTAGAGACTAACGCTATTAAATTAAAAGATCTAAATGATAAAAAATATGATCAAAAGGCTTTTAAAGAAAAGTTAAAAAATATGACTAAAAAAGAAATATTATTACTAATTGAAGTTTTAGAAAAGAAAATTAAAGCTATTTAA
- the gpmI gene encoding 2,3-bisphosphoglycerate-independent phosphoglycerate mutase, with amino-acid sequence MNVKKPVILAILDGWGIEEAGAGNAVANADQKFVKEMMGMYPWVKAHASGEWVGLPEGQMGNSEVGHIHLGAGRINMESLAKLNHEVKVDGFLTNEVLVDTFKYVQENNSALHLMGLFSDGGVHSHMNHMISMYKAAVKFGLTNIKFDLITDGRDTAPKVAEQYINQLLQVIKDNNNIGEIASISGRYFAMDRDKRFERSAAAYITMTERKVDQPKFTDPIEYVKAAYENGLDDEMIVPAYNASVVDSELKANDAMIFTNFRPDRAIQMASIMTNNNYPAWNDEAFKGIEFIGDKIRFVSTMKYADSVTSPFIAYPPTPLTNTLGEYISSLGLKQLRIAETEKIAHVTFFFDGGNDYFKNGLAKPEEITLPHANIDLISSPKVATYDLKPEMSAIEITDKLLEEIKKDEFDLIILNFANCDMVGHTGNNDATVQGVKVLDEQLKRIHDEFVLKHNGVMVITADHGNAEIMIDETGGPNKKHTTSLVPIIVTDKTIELSDFDSAIAKVAPTILEIMGLEIPKEMTQPSMIIKKIK; translated from the coding sequence ATGAATGTTAAAAAACCTGTTATCTTAGCCATTTTAGATGGTTGAGGAATTGAAGAAGCTGGTGCTGGTAATGCAGTTGCTAATGCTGATCAAAAATTTGTAAAAGAAATGATGGGTATGTACCCTTGAGTTAAAGCACATGCTTCAGGTGAATGAGTAGGTTTACCAGAAGGGCAAATGGGTAACTCAGAAGTAGGGCATATTCACTTAGGTGCTGGAAGAATCAACATGGAATCTCTAGCAAAATTAAACCATGAAGTTAAAGTTGATGGATTTTTAACAAATGAAGTGTTAGTAGATACTTTTAAATATGTTCAAGAAAACAATAGTGCATTACATTTAATGGGATTATTCTCTGACGGTGGAGTTCACTCACACATGAACCACATGATTTCAATGTATAAAGCAGCTGTTAAATTTGGTTTAACAAATATTAAATTTGATTTAATTACTGATGGTAGAGATACAGCACCAAAAGTTGCAGAACAATATATCAATCAATTATTACAAGTTATTAAAGATAACAACAATATCGGTGAAATAGCTTCAATTAGTGGAAGATACTTTGCAATGGATCGTGATAAAAGATTTGAAAGAAGTGCAGCAGCATATATAACAATGACTGAAAGAAAAGTTGATCAACCTAAATTTACAGACCCAATTGAATATGTTAAAGCAGCATATGAAAATGGATTAGATGATGAAATGATTGTGCCAGCATACAATGCAAGTGTTGTTGATTCAGAATTAAAAGCAAATGATGCAATGATTTTCACAAACTTCCGCCCAGATCGTGCTATTCAAATGGCATCAATCATGACAAACAATAATTATCCAGCGTGAAATGATGAAGCATTCAAAGGTATTGAATTCATTGGAGACAAAATTAGATTTGTTTCAACAATGAAATATGCAGATAGTGTAACTTCGCCATTTATAGCATACCCACCAACTCCATTAACTAATACTTTAGGAGAATACATTTCAAGTTTAGGATTAAAACAATTAAGAATTGCTGAAACTGAAAAAATTGCTCACGTTACTTTCTTCTTTGATGGAGGAAACGATTACTTTAAAAATGGTTTAGCAAAACCTGAAGAAATTACTTTACCACATGCAAATATTGATTTAATTTCATCACCAAAAGTTGCGACTTATGACTTAAAGCCAGAAATGTCAGCTATTGAAATTACAGATAAATTATTAGAAGAAATTAAAAAAGATGAATTTGATTTAATTATCTTAAACTTTGCTAACTGTGACATGGTTGGACATACAGGAAATAATGATGCAACTGTTCAAGGAGTTAAAGTTTTAGACGAACAATTAAAACGTATTCATGATGAATTTGTTTTAAAACACAATGGTGTAATGGTTATTACAGCCGATCATGGTAATGCAGAAATCATGATTGATGAAACTGGAGGGCCTAACAAAAAACACACAACTAGTTTAGTTCCAATAATCGTTACTGATAAAACAATTGAGCTAAGTGATTTTGATTCAGCTATCGCTAAAGTTGCACCAACAATTTTAGAAATCATGGGATTAGAAATTCCTAAAGAAATGACTCAGCCTTCAATGATTATCAAAAAAATAAAATAG
- a CDS encoding Cof-type HAD-IIB family hydrolase: protein MNEIKLLVLDMDGTSYHKMGNIIESNIKPLQDAIKTGTKVAFVTGRPVLAKPNNLKAHNLVEENAILIGCNSGCIYDLNTEKVLKSSPIKSDQAKKLFEEVKNTDTILWGYVDDLNTVVLSRKVNDVYNEECHWEGRFFDGEYLIYDDVKDNFNFNFFKILGFNGNYNLYNKFEKDFNLNIATNNGKIAEINAPGINKKFAIDWLSEYFNIPLENIAAMGDGMNDLPMIEHAGIGVALKNSEPRIKEVAQVYIDKENTEGAVAEFVNKYILNK, encoded by the coding sequence ATGAATGAAATTAAGCTTTTAGTTTTAGATATGGATGGTACTTCTTATCACAAGATGGGAAATATTATCGAATCTAATATTAAACCATTACAAGATGCTATTAAAACTGGTACTAAAGTAGCTTTTGTTACTGGAAGACCAGTTTTAGCAAAACCAAATAATTTAAAAGCTCATAATTTGGTTGAAGAGAATGCAATTTTAATTGGATGTAACTCTGGATGTATTTATGATTTAAATACTGAAAAAGTTTTAAAAAGTAGTCCAATTAAATCTGACCAAGCTAAAAAATTATTTGAAGAAGTTAAAAACACAGATACAATCCTATGAGGATATGTTGATGATTTAAATACAGTTGTTCTTTCAAGAAAAGTTAATGATGTTTATAATGAAGAATGTCACTGAGAAGGAAGGTTTTTTGACGGAGAATATTTAATCTATGATGATGTTAAAGATAATTTTAATTTTAACTTTTTTAAGATTTTAGGATTCAATGGTAATTATAATCTTTACAACAAATTTGAAAAAGATTTCAATTTAAATATTGCAACAAATAATGGAAAAATTGCTGAAATCAATGCACCAGGAATCAACAAAAAATTTGCAATTGATTGATTATCAGAATACTTTAATATTCCACTAGAAAACATTGCTGCAATGGGTGATGGCATGAATGATTTACCAATGATAGAGCATGCTGGAATCGGAGTAGCTTTAAAAAATTCAGAACCAAGAATTAAAGAAGTTGCTCAAGTATATATAGATAAAGAAAACACAGAAGGTGCTGTTGCAGAATTTGTTAACAAGTACATTTTGAATAAATAA
- the tpiA gene encoding triose-phosphate isomerase, protein MRQKVIFGNWKMNGTNAELVTFLKKVDKAAKKSDVVAGLGLPFTLLTTGIEKAKNVKIAAQNVHFAEKGAFTGEVSISMLQEVGVQYVIIGHSERREMFGETDETVNKKATAILAAGMTPIICCGETLETKEAKKTVTFVNAQIKKAYKGISAEDALKTIIAYEPIWAIGTGKTATSEDAEKVCEAIRKNLTKIYDEKIAQQITIQYGGSVNPSNIAELMSQPNIDGALVGGASLKADDFIALIKYKK, encoded by the coding sequence ATGAGACAAAAAGTAATTTTCGGAAATTGAAAAATGAACGGAACTAATGCTGAACTTGTTACTTTTTTAAAAAAAGTTGACAAAGCTGCTAAAAAATCAGATGTAGTTGCAGGATTAGGTTTACCATTTACATTATTAACAACAGGAATTGAAAAAGCAAAAAATGTTAAAATTGCTGCACAAAATGTTCACTTTGCTGAAAAGGGAGCATTCACTGGAGAAGTTTCAATTTCAATGTTACAAGAAGTGGGAGTACAATACGTTATTATTGGTCACTCAGAAAGAAGAGAAATGTTTGGGGAAACTGATGAAACAGTTAACAAAAAAGCTACTGCAATATTAGCTGCAGGAATGACACCAATTATTTGTTGTGGTGAAACTTTAGAAACTAAAGAAGCTAAAAAAACTGTTACATTTGTAAATGCACAAATTAAAAAAGCTTATAAAGGAATTAGCGCAGAAGACGCACTAAAAACAATTATTGCTTATGAACCAATCTGAGCTATTGGAACAGGTAAAACTGCAACAAGTGAAGATGCTGAAAAAGTTTGTGAAGCTATTCGTAAAAATTTAACAAAAATTTATGATGAAAAAATTGCACAACAAATTACAATTCAATATGGTGGAAGTGTTAACCCATCAAACATTGCTGAATTAATGTCACAACCAAACATTGATGGAGCACTTGTTGGTGGAGCTTCATTAAAAGCTGATGATTTTATTGCATTAATCAAATACAAAAAATAA